One window from the genome of Artemia franciscana chromosome 12, ASM3288406v1, whole genome shotgun sequence encodes:
- the LOC136033581 gene encoding uncharacterized protein LOC136033581 isoform X2 — MEIGKLKDLFERHPRPANTDKIVVPKVNSEIWATLSARAKQRDAKALQVQRTIVHSTFCVLEAVNDILELENEHIKEKVVKNLTDAVHMLGLTNYDLSLKRRHAMKFKLSPDPMVASALCAPEVKVTEFLFGKDVAKTTSKAKSVADLKKSFGRPKKRARGGLPLSPMAERGSPSILSKKAEPGPSGEAEIPELSEKGSQIGGIDTSVYGAHSTRSASMSHLKARRVDVDQIIRYVGWTNAKTFARFYNKPIESGKQLSVF, encoded by the exons ATGGAAATAGGGAAGCTAAAAGATTTATTTGAGCGCCACCCTAGGCCTGCGAATACAGATAAAATTGTTGTTCCCAAGGTGAATAGTGAAATTTGGGCCACTCTCTCAGCACGTGCTAAGCAGAGGGATGCTAAGGCACTTCAAGTGCAGCGGACAATTGTTCACTCAACCTTTTGTGTTTTAGAGGCAGTAAATGATATTCTTGAGCTCGAAAATGAGCATATCAAAGAAAAGGTTGTAAAAAACCTAACAGATGCAGTTCACATGCTTGGCCTCACCAATTATGATTTAAGTCTAAAAAGACGCCATGCGATGAAATTCAAGTTGAGCCCAGATCCCATGGTGGCATCCGCTTTATGCGCTCCCGAAGTCAAAGTCACGGAGTTTCTTTTTGGCAAAGATGTTGCCAAAACAACGTCCAAAGCCAAATCCGTGGCggatttgaaaaaatcatttggaaGACCAAAAAAACGTGCAAGGGGGGGCCTACCGTTATCGCCGATGGCAGAACGAGGCTCCCCGTCCATTTTATCGAAAAAAGCAGAACCAGGACCGTCAGGAGAGGCCGAAATTCCAGAACTTTCAGAAAAGGGATCGCAAATAGGTG GTATAGATACCAGTGTTTACGGTGCTCATAGCACACGGTCTGCCTCAATGTCCCACCTTAAAGCAAGAAGAGTTGATGTTGACCAAATCATAAGATATGTAGGCTGGACAAATGCTAAAACGTTTGCAAGGTTTTATAATAAACCAATTGAAAGTGGAAAACAGTTATCTGTCTTTTGA
- the LOC136033581 gene encoding uncharacterized protein LOC136033581 isoform X1, producing the protein MEIGKLKDLFERHPRPANTDKIVVPKVNSEIWATLSARAKQRDAKALQVQRTIVHSTFCVLEAVNDILELENEHIKEKVVKNLTDAVHMLGLTNYDLSLKRRHAMKFKLSPDPMVASALCAPEVKVTEFLFGKDVAKTTSKAKSVADLKKSFGRPKKRARGGLPLSPMAERGSPSILSKKAEPGPSGEAEIPELSEKGSQIGETDLTPSIVQNVTPSGLCRLRQGLHHQGYSPSTVDIIMDGWRDSTKRQYRVYIEKWIDFCGRNTIQALEATVPETLTFLTELFHSGVEYSAINTAKSALSAILPSLQFGSNYITKKFMRGVFNRRPSLPKISSIWDVKCVFDLFRLPVWDIENLKLKTLTQKLAVLLILSACERVQLLASLSLNNMINNDDGSFDFQINVLLKTTKPGNRKSVVKF; encoded by the exons ATGGAAATAGGGAAGCTAAAAGATTTATTTGAGCGCCACCCTAGGCCTGCGAATACAGATAAAATTGTTGTTCCCAAGGTGAATAGTGAAATTTGGGCCACTCTCTCAGCACGTGCTAAGCAGAGGGATGCTAAGGCACTTCAAGTGCAGCGGACAATTGTTCACTCAACCTTTTGTGTTTTAGAGGCAGTAAATGATATTCTTGAGCTCGAAAATGAGCATATCAAAGAAAAGGTTGTAAAAAACCTAACAGATGCAGTTCACATGCTTGGCCTCACCAATTATGATTTAAGTCTAAAAAGACGCCATGCGATGAAATTCAAGTTGAGCCCAGATCCCATGGTGGCATCCGCTTTATGCGCTCCCGAAGTCAAAGTCACGGAGTTTCTTTTTGGCAAAGATGTTGCCAAAACAACGTCCAAAGCCAAATCCGTGGCggatttgaaaaaatcatttggaaGACCAAAAAAACGTGCAAGGGGGGGCCTACCGTTATCGCCGATGGCAGAACGAGGCTCCCCGTCCATTTTATCGAAAAAAGCAGAACCAGGACCGTCAGGAGAGGCCGAAATTCCAGAACTTTCAGAAAAGGGATCGCAAATAGGTG AAACCGACCTTACACCATCCATTGTCCAAAACGTTACGCCTAGCGGCTTGTGTCGTCTCCGGCAAGGGCTTCACCACCAAGGATATTCTCCTTCCACAGTCGATATTATCATGGATGGATGGCGGGATTCAACTAAGCGTCAGTACAGGgtttacattgaaaaatggaTCGACTTTTGTGGAAGAAACACAATCCAGGCCTTGGAGGCAACTGTACCGGAGACTTTGACCTTTCTTACGGAACTATTTCACTCAGGTGTTGAATACAGTGCTATTAATACTGCGAAGAGTGCTTTATCCGCAATTTTACCAAGCCTTCAGTTTGGCAGTAATTACATCACTAAGAAATTCATGAGAGGTGTCTTTAATAGAAGGCCTAGCCTACCCAAGATTTCTAGTATTTGGGATGTAAAATGTGTATTCGATCTATTTAGATTGCCAGTTTGGGATATCGAAAACCTTAAATTAAAGACACTAACACAAAAATTAGcggttttattgattctatcgGCTTGTGAAAGAGTTCAGTTGTTGGCCAGTTTGTCACTTAATAATATGATAAATAATGACGATGgaagttttgattttcaaattaatgtgttATTAAAAACAACGAAACCGGGAAACCGCAAATCAGTAGTTAAATTTTGA